Sequence from the Gammaproteobacteria bacterium genome:
CGAACCTTCATCCGCGAATTCTGGATTTTCGGCCTGAAGCAGGCCTGGGCCTGCATTTTCGGTGGTGCGCTGCTGGGCGTGATGATCATCACCCAGTTCTGGTATCCCTTCGAGGATATCTATCGCTACGACTTCCTGTTCATTGCCGCCGTGCTAATCCAGGTCTTGTTGCTGGCGTTCAAGCTCGAGACCTGGCGCGAGGCGCTGGTGATCCTGATCTTCCATGTTGTTGCCACGGCGATGGAAATCTTCAAGACGCACCCGGCAATCGGTTCCTGGTCCTATCCCGGGCAGTTCGAGATCGGGATTCTTTCCGTGCCGTTGTTCGCGGGCTTCATGTACAGCGCCGTGGGCAGCTACATTGCGCGGGCCTGGCGCGGTTTCGAGTTCCGTTACTCGACCTATCCGCCGACCTGGCAGCCGGTCCTGCTGGTCACGCTGATCTACATCAACTTCTTCACGCACCACTTCCTGCCGGACATTCGCTGGCTGCTGCTGGCGGCGAGTTTCTGGATCTACAAGGATGTCTGGATTCACTTCAAGGTGGATGTCGAGTACCGGCGCATGCCCTTGCTGCTGGGTTTCTTCCTGGTGTCGCTGTTCATCTGGATTGCCGAGAACATCGCGACCTACACCCGCGTCTGGATCTACCCGACCCAATCGGCCGAATGGCACATGGTGCCGTTCAGCAAGCTGATTGCCTGGTTCCTCCTGATGATGCTGAGTTTCGTGCTGGTGTCGCTGGTGAACAGGCCGCAGCTGACCCGGGATTGACGAGTCAGGCCTCGCGGTAGGCCCGCCGGACCAGTTCATGGAAATGCCAGACGCCGGTTTCGCGCTTCGGGTTCAGGCGACCGGCTTCGTAGGAGCCTGATGCGAGGCCACGCTGCACGGCTTCGCAGATGTCGATGTCTTCCTGCTGGATCTCGTCGCTGAACTCGAGATCCTGTTCCGCTCGTTTGGTGTCTTCCTTTGCGTAATAGAAATCGAACTCGACGCGACAGGTGTCAAGCCCGGTCGGGATGACGCGATTGGTCTGCAGGCGACCGGGCAGGATGTTCAGCATGGTGTTGGGGTAGATGAAGTAGTAGAGCGCGTCGCCCTGGCCGTAGAAATTGTTCGCCGTGTCGTCGCGTTCCAGCGGGCTCCATTGCAGCGAGTGCCAATCGCCCAGCTCGGTCCGGTAGCTGCGGTAATCCAGCAGCTTGTTAAGTCCCGGGTGCACGATGGGCAGGTGGTAACCCTCGAGGAAATTGTCGACATAGACCTTCCAGTTGCAGGCGATGTCGTAGCTGACGCGCTTCGCGAACACCAGCTCGTCGAGTTTTCGTTCGCCCATGCGCTCATCGAGGCCGGCAAGCACCTCGGCCAGCGGCGGTACGTCACCCACTGCGGCAAGAACGAGTCCTTGCCAGGATTCGACCTTGATCTCCGGCAGGCGAATGCCGGCTGGATCGAAGTCCGCCGCATCCTTCATTTCCGGCGCGCCCTTGAGCTGGCCGTCAAGGCCATAGGTCCAGCCGTGGTAGCGGCAGATGAAATTCCTGGCACCGCGACCCGCACAAGTGGCCAGCGGCCCGGCGCGATGCCGGCAGACATTGTGAAAGCCGCGCAGCCTGTTCTCGCCATCACGGGTAACAAGAATCGGAACCCCGCCAATCTCGTCCACGATGTGATCACCGGGTTCGAGCAATTGATCCGCGCGACCGACCAGTTGCCAGCTGCGTGCAAACACGACTTCCTGTTCAGCAGCGAGTGATTCCGGATGCGTGTAGAAGCGTGCGGGCAGGGCGTGCGCGGTGGCGGCATCCTGCGAGGCGAGTTGCTTGTGGTCGGGCTGGAACGGCATCGGGCACTCCGAGTTCTTGTTTTTTTGCCAACAAGCGCGACCTTTTCGGCCGCCGGCGCATCCTGATTGTATTGCACGATATTAATTGCATGATTTCTACCGACAATACCAGAACCCGAAACGGAGCAGACCTTTCATGCGCGCACTGATAACGATCCTGTTGTTCTTCACTTCGACCTTGCCCGCGCTGGCGGCAAGCGATAATGATGCGCTGCTCGATTCCCTAGCCAATGTGCTGGAAGAAAACTATGTCTTCATGGAGCTCGGGAGCGAGATGGCCAAAACCCTGCGTGATCAGCAGGCCGCTGGTCGGTATGCCCAACTGGAAGGCCTGGACCTGGCTGAGGCGCTGACACGCGAGCTGCGGGCGATCAGCAACGACAAGCACCTGGCGATCGATTACTCGAAGGACGGCATGCTGGCACCGCCACCCGAGATGGAAACTGAGGCGCAGCGTGCCCACCGCATGCAGCGCTTGCGCGAAGTGCAGTTCGGCTTTCCGCGCGCCGAGATGTTGCCGGACGGCATCGGCCTCATCGAGATCACCGGCTTCCATTCCCCGGAGCTGGCCGGTGAGCGCTTGCGTGAGGTAATGGACATCGTGAAAGATGCGCGCGCCCTGGTCTTCGACCTGCGCCGCAATGGCGGCGGCGATCCTGCCATGGTCGCTGCGGTGCAGGGTTATCTGTTTACCGAGCGCGTGCATCTCAATGACCTGGAATTCCGCGAACCCGGCACCAGCCGGTATATTACCGAGAGCTTCTTCGCCGAGCCGGTGCGCGATGGCCTGCGCAACCCTGACCTGCCGGTCTACGTGCTGACCAGCGATTACACCTTCTCGGGCGGCGAGGAGTTTTCCTACAACCTCAAGCACCTGGGGCGCGGCACGATTGTCGGCGAGGTCACGGGGGGCGGTGCAAACCCGGGTGGCGGCTTCCCGCTGGCTGAGGGCTATGTTGCCTTCATTCCGACCGGTCGCGCGGTCAATCCGGTGACCGGGGCGAACTGGGAAGGTGTTGGCGTACACCCGGACATTCCTGTCCCGGCAGAGAAGGCGATGGATGTGGTGCTGGAGGAAATCCGGAGCCCGTAAGTGAAGCTCGCTCGTGCCGCTGGCTTTCCAGCGCGAGGCGCAGCTTCCTGAGAATCATGTCTTCACGGCCTCTCTTCCATAGGTGGCCGTGCGCCAGAGTTTCTCCAGCGGGCCGAAGCGATGCCGCGCCAGCCACCAGCGACTGAACATCATCTGCAAGGCAATGACGAAGGCGGCAAAGCCGATCCAGTCGATCGGGCCGAGGCTGCCGAGTTTTTCCGGCAACACGAAATGAAACAGGCCGACACCGATCAGCGATTG
This genomic interval carries:
- a CDS encoding DUF817 domain-containing protein — its product is RTFIREFWIFGLKQAWACIFGGALLGVMIITQFWYPFEDIYRYDFLFIAAVLIQVLLLAFKLETWREALVILIFHVVATAMEIFKTHPAIGSWSYPGQFEIGILSVPLFAGFMYSAVGSYIARAWRGFEFRYSTYPPTWQPVLLVTLIYINFFTHHFLPDIRWLLLAASFWIYKDVWIHFKVDVEYRRMPLLLGFFLVSLFIWIAENIATYTRVWIYPTQSAEWHMVPFSKLIAWFLLMMLSFVLVSLVNRPQLTRD
- a CDS encoding S41 family peptidase, translated to MRALITILLFFTSTLPALAASDNDALLDSLANVLEENYVFMELGSEMAKTLRDQQAAGRYAQLEGLDLAEALTRELRAISNDKHLAIDYSKDGMLAPPPEMETEAQRAHRMQRLREVQFGFPRAEMLPDGIGLIEITGFHSPELAGERLREVMDIVKDARALVFDLRRNGGGDPAMVAAVQGYLFTERVHLNDLEFREPGTSRYITESFFAEPVRDGLRNPDLPVYVLTSDYTFSGGEEFSYNLKHLGRGTIVGEVTGGGANPGGGFPLAEGYVAFIPTGRAVNPVTGANWEGVGVHPDIPVPAEKAMDVVLEEIRSP
- a CDS encoding SRPBCC family protein, coding for MPFQPDHKQLASQDAATAHALPARFYTHPESLAAEQEVVFARSWQLVGRADQLLEPGDHIVDEIGGVPILVTRDGENRLRGFHNVCRHRAGPLATCAGRGARNFICRYHGWTYGLDGQLKGAPEMKDAADFDPAGIRLPEIKVESWQGLVLAAVGDVPPLAEVLAGLDERMGERKLDELVFAKRVSYDIACNWKVYVDNFLEGYHLPIVHPGLNKLLDYRSYRTELGDWHSLQWSPLERDDTANNFYGQGDALYYFIYPNTMLNILPGRLQTNRVIPTGLDTCRVEFDFYYAKEDTKRAEQDLEFSDEIQQEDIDICEAVQRGLASGSYEAGRLNPKRETGVWHFHELVRRAYREA